A portion of the Candidatus Binatia bacterium genome contains these proteins:
- a CDS encoding GerMN domain-containing protein — MRSTRLPILVVLLAIAAAIAWLTLTHRAARNGETIAIYYTKLDGKALGDVRVSLRPPQADESATEHLHNTVLYAAVQAVAGPPNEIEAIRFPPGTRVLGVAVDGSTATVDLSKDVESQAGGSFGENGEFKGLVYTLTGIPGIDAVQVTVDGARLETLPGGHLELDQPLHRSDW, encoded by the coding sequence GTGAGATCGACGCGCCTTCCCATTCTCGTCGTGCTGCTGGCAATCGCTGCAGCCATCGCCTGGCTGACTCTTACGCATCGAGCGGCGCGCAACGGCGAGACCATTGCGATTTACTACACCAAACTCGACGGCAAGGCGTTGGGCGACGTGAGAGTCTCCCTGCGCCCGCCGCAGGCTGACGAGAGCGCGACCGAGCATCTGCACAACACGGTGCTCTACGCCGCGGTTCAAGCCGTTGCGGGGCCGCCGAACGAGATTGAAGCTATTCGCTTCCCGCCGGGCACCCGCGTGCTCGGCGTCGCCGTTGACGGATCGACGGCGACCGTCGATCTTTCGAAAGACGTCGAGAGCCAAGCCGGTGGATCGTTCGGCGAGAACGGCGAGTTCAAAGGGCTCGTCTACACGCTCACGGGCATTCCCGGAATCGACGCGGTGCAGGTGACCGTGGACGGCGCGCGCCTCGAGACG